The proteins below come from a single Necator americanus strain Aroian chromosome V, whole genome shotgun sequence genomic window:
- a CDS encoding hypothetical protein (NECATOR_CHRV.G18229.T2): protein MVFRQYRRTSQLGRLVFQGINPTLCARMHPAALSERYLLQVSLRYASTDRSKVEYTLKMLKDDLLQQDEEARRRLVPAKAAPEKKASLTQRVVDELKHYYHGFRLLALETRLSAKYMWRLLRGDTLSRRERQQLVRTVSDLFRIVPFSIFIIVPFLELTLPIFIKLFPNMLPSTFQESSKQEEKLRKQLKVKVEMAKFLQDTIEEIALERRSRAIEPKGSKALEFAQFIKKVRSEGGYVSNQDLIKFSKLFEDELTLDNLSMSQLRSLCRLMSIQSLGSPEILRFMLHMKLRELKADDKQIASEGGVEALSTIDLQQACRARGMRAVGLSEDRLREQLKQWLELSLNDKVPPSLLLLSRALYLPEDISFTDRLKALVQILPEGIAESARQKLTEMEGGKVDHKARLDLIKQIEEAIAKEKAMEEKKKEEDKQKAVLLKTDEEKARTPADVIASISASAMDTSKKIADAAVAASEALQATKKDLADVMQGAVDAVRSTEMEKAAPSESTVDAKDLSSIEQILVGGPIHEAKNEILELKEKAIEHSEDLVEITALDSAFSETKVAKRLRTKLNTMIDNVDTLVSKLEEEKRVIEETIADPAMGETAAAKRDKQVRVQDLIDALTKLQSKPAEDGESAKEAEARRSRIEQLLVSIDQDADGIIDADLVLEVIALLEKHGDLKLSASQIASMVGMLKKECEVEELAKNMESLDAPIMPQGPTIDDADNASSKEAAESQKEGKNGLLDIPNVDPKVTVPLSNKNGVLDR from the exons ATGGTGTTCCGGCAGTATCGACGTACGTCCCAGCTTGGACGCCTTGTGTTTCAGGGCATAAATCCTACATTATG TGCTCGAATGCATCCTGCTGCTTTGTCAGAAAGATATTTGCTTCAAGTGAGCTTGCGCTACGCTTCTACAGATCGAAGCAAAGTTGAGTACACTCTGAAGATGCTCAAGGACGATTTGCTGCAACAGGATGAAGAAGCACGTAGACGACTG gttcCCGCGAAAGCTGCACCAGAGAAGAAAGCCAGCTTGACGCAGAGAGTTGTGGATGAGCTCAAGCACTACTACCACGGTTTTCGTCTTCTTGCCTTAGAAACGAGGCTTAGTGCCAAATACATGTGGCGTCTTCTCCGTGGTGATACACTTTCTAGAAGAGAGCGACAGCAGTTG GTCCGCACCGTTTCTGATCTTTTCCGAATCGTGCCATTCTCAATATTCATAATAGTACCATTCCTGGAGCTCACTTTGCCTATTTTCATCAAACTCTTCCCGAATATGCTGCCTAGCACATTCCAAGAAAGCAGCAAACAA GAAGAGAAACTCCGAAAACAGCTTAAAGTGAAGGTAGAAATGGCAAAATTCCTCCAAGATACCATCGAGGAGATAGCGCTTGAACGAAGATCCAGAGCTATTGAACCGAAGGGTTCAAAAGCACTTGAGTTCGCACAGTTTATCAAAAAA GTGCGCTCCGAGGGCGGATACGTCTCAAATCAGGACCTCATAAAGTTTTCGAAACTTTTCGAGGATGAGCTTACTTTGGATAACCTAAGTATGAGTCAGTTACG TTCATTGTGCCGATTGATGTCTATCCAGTCTCTTGGTAGCCCAGAGATCCTCAGATTCATGTTACATATGAAGTTACGTGAACTGAAAGCTGATGATAAG CAAATAGCGAGTGAAGGCGGCGTTGAAGCTTTGAGCACTATCGACTTACAACAAGCTTGTCGTGCGAGGGGAATGCGTGCAGTTGGCTTAAGTGAAGATCGTTTACGAGAGCAG CTCAAACAATGGTTAGAATTATCTCTCAATGACAAGGTTCCTCCATCGCTTTTACTTCTCTCAAGGGCGCTATATTTGCCAGAGGACATATCGTTTACTGACAGATTGAAAGCACTCGTTCAAATTCTTCCTGAAG GGATCGCTGAAAGCGCACGGCAAAAGCTAACTGAAATGGAAGGTGGAAAAGTGGATCACAAAGCCAGACTTGATCTTATCAAACAAATTGAAGAAGCTATTGCTAAGGAGAAGGcgatggaagaaaagaagaaagaagaagat AAGCAAAAGGCTGTGCTGTTGAAAACTGATGAGGAAAAAGCTCGTACTCCTGCTGATGTCATAGCATCGATATCGGCTTCTGCTATGGATACCTCTAAGAAGATTGCTGACGCTGCAGTTGCTGCATCTGAAGCATTACAGGCCACGAAG AAGGACTTGGCAGATGTGATGCAGGGAGCTGTCGATGCTGTTCGTAGCACGGAGATGGAAAAAGCTGCGCCTTCCGAGAGCACG GTAGATGCTAAGGATCTTTCCTCAATCGAGCAGATTCTTGTAGGGGGACCCATACATGAAGCTAAGAATGAGATTCTGGAATTGAAGGAGAAAGCAATCGAACATTCTGAG GATCTTGTCGAGATTACTGCATTGGACAGTGCATTCTCCGAAACTAAAGTTGCTAAGCGGCTTCGCACGAAGTTGAACACAATGATAGACAACGTAGATACACTTGTATCTaaacttgaagaagaaaagagagtgATAGAGGAGACGATTGCAGATCCAGCGATGGGCGAGACTGCTGCAGCAAAGAG AGATAAACAAGTGCGTGTCCAAGATCTCATTGACGCTTTAACGAAGCTACAAAGCAAGCCAGCTGAAGACGGAGAGTCTGCAAAGGAAGCGGAGGCGAGGCGTTCACGAATTGAGCAACTTCTTGTGAGTATCGATCAAGACGCTGATGGTATTATCGACGCTGACCTCGTCCTTGAA GTAATTGCACTGCTTGAAAAACATGGTGATCTCAAGCTATCCGCTTCCCAAATTGCATCAATGGTGGGAATGCTGAAAAAAGAGTGCGAAGTTGAAGAATTGGCCAAAAATATGGAGTCCCTCGACGCTCCGATCATGCCACAG GGTCCTACAATCGATGATGCCGACAATGCGTCATCAAAAGAAGCCGCTGAATCACAGAAAGAGGGCAAAAACGGATTGCTTGATATTCCTAATGTCGACCCTAAAGTCACAGTTCCGCTTAGCAACAAGAATG GAGTGCTCGATCGATAA
- a CDS encoding hypothetical protein (NECATOR_CHRV.G18229.T1), which produces MVFRQYRRTSQLGRLVFQGINPTLCARMHPAALSERYLLQVSLRYASTDRSKVEYTLKMLKDDLLQQDEEARRRLVPAKAAPEKKASLTQRVVDELKHYYHGFRLLALETRLSAKYMWRLLRGDTLSRRERQQLVRTVSDLFRIVPFSIFIIVPFLELTLPIFIKLFPNMLPSTFQESSKQEEKLRKQLKVKVEMAKFLQDTIEEIALERRSRAIEPKGSKALEFAQFIKKVRSEGGYVSNQDLIKFSKLFEDELTLDNLSMSQLRSLCRLMSIQSLGSPEILRFMLHMKLRELKADDKQIASEGGVEALSTIDLQQACRARGMRAVGLSEDRLREQLKQWLELSLNDKVPPSLLLLSRALYLPEDISFTDRLKALVQILPEGIAESARQKLTEMEGGKVDHKARLDLIKQIEEAIAKEKAMEEKKKEEDKQKAVLLKTDEEKARTPADVIASISASAMDTSKKIADAAVAASEALQATKKDLADVMQGAVDAVRSTEMEKAAPSESTVDAKDLSSIEQILVGGPIHEAKNEILELKEKAIEHSEDLVEITALDSAFSETKVAKRLRTKLNTMIDNVDTLVSKLEEEKRVIEETIADPAMGETAAAKRDKQVRVQDLIDALTKLQSKPAEDGESAKEAEARRSRIEQLLVSIDQDADGIIDADLVLEVIALLEKHGDLKLSASQIASMVGMLKKECEVEELAKNMESLDAPIMPQGPTIDDADNASSKEAAESQKEGKNGLLDIPNVDPKVTVPLSNKNGNNGSPRPSPEKPPV; this is translated from the exons ATGGTGTTCCGGCAGTATCGACGTACGTCCCAGCTTGGACGCCTTGTGTTTCAGGGCATAAATCCTACATTATG TGCTCGAATGCATCCTGCTGCTTTGTCAGAAAGATATTTGCTTCAAGTGAGCTTGCGCTACGCTTCTACAGATCGAAGCAAAGTTGAGTACACTCTGAAGATGCTCAAGGACGATTTGCTGCAACAGGATGAAGAAGCACGTAGACGACTG gttcCCGCGAAAGCTGCACCAGAGAAGAAAGCCAGCTTGACGCAGAGAGTTGTGGATGAGCTCAAGCACTACTACCACGGTTTTCGTCTTCTTGCCTTAGAAACGAGGCTTAGTGCCAAATACATGTGGCGTCTTCTCCGTGGTGATACACTTTCTAGAAGAGAGCGACAGCAGTTG GTCCGCACCGTTTCTGATCTTTTCCGAATCGTGCCATTCTCAATATTCATAATAGTACCATTCCTGGAGCTCACTTTGCCTATTTTCATCAAACTCTTCCCGAATATGCTGCCTAGCACATTCCAAGAAAGCAGCAAACAA GAAGAGAAACTCCGAAAACAGCTTAAAGTGAAGGTAGAAATGGCAAAATTCCTCCAAGATACCATCGAGGAGATAGCGCTTGAACGAAGATCCAGAGCTATTGAACCGAAGGGTTCAAAAGCACTTGAGTTCGCACAGTTTATCAAAAAA GTGCGCTCCGAGGGCGGATACGTCTCAAATCAGGACCTCATAAAGTTTTCGAAACTTTTCGAGGATGAGCTTACTTTGGATAACCTAAGTATGAGTCAGTTACG TTCATTGTGCCGATTGATGTCTATCCAGTCTCTTGGTAGCCCAGAGATCCTCAGATTCATGTTACATATGAAGTTACGTGAACTGAAAGCTGATGATAAG CAAATAGCGAGTGAAGGCGGCGTTGAAGCTTTGAGCACTATCGACTTACAACAAGCTTGTCGTGCGAGGGGAATGCGTGCAGTTGGCTTAAGTGAAGATCGTTTACGAGAGCAG CTCAAACAATGGTTAGAATTATCTCTCAATGACAAGGTTCCTCCATCGCTTTTACTTCTCTCAAGGGCGCTATATTTGCCAGAGGACATATCGTTTACTGACAGATTGAAAGCACTCGTTCAAATTCTTCCTGAAG GGATCGCTGAAAGCGCACGGCAAAAGCTAACTGAAATGGAAGGTGGAAAAGTGGATCACAAAGCCAGACTTGATCTTATCAAACAAATTGAAGAAGCTATTGCTAAGGAGAAGGcgatggaagaaaagaagaaagaagaagat AAGCAAAAGGCTGTGCTGTTGAAAACTGATGAGGAAAAAGCTCGTACTCCTGCTGATGTCATAGCATCGATATCGGCTTCTGCTATGGATACCTCTAAGAAGATTGCTGACGCTGCAGTTGCTGCATCTGAAGCATTACAGGCCACGAAG AAGGACTTGGCAGATGTGATGCAGGGAGCTGTCGATGCTGTTCGTAGCACGGAGATGGAAAAAGCTGCGCCTTCCGAGAGCACG GTAGATGCTAAGGATCTTTCCTCAATCGAGCAGATTCTTGTAGGGGGACCCATACATGAAGCTAAGAATGAGATTCTGGAATTGAAGGAGAAAGCAATCGAACATTCTGAG GATCTTGTCGAGATTACTGCATTGGACAGTGCATTCTCCGAAACTAAAGTTGCTAAGCGGCTTCGCACGAAGTTGAACACAATGATAGACAACGTAGATACACTTGTATCTaaacttgaagaagaaaagagagtgATAGAGGAGACGATTGCAGATCCAGCGATGGGCGAGACTGCTGCAGCAAAGAG AGATAAACAAGTGCGTGTCCAAGATCTCATTGACGCTTTAACGAAGCTACAAAGCAAGCCAGCTGAAGACGGAGAGTCTGCAAAGGAAGCGGAGGCGAGGCGTTCACGAATTGAGCAACTTCTTGTGAGTATCGATCAAGACGCTGATGGTATTATCGACGCTGACCTCGTCCTTGAA GTAATTGCACTGCTTGAAAAACATGGTGATCTCAAGCTATCCGCTTCCCAAATTGCATCAATGGTGGGAATGCTGAAAAAAGAGTGCGAAGTTGAAGAATTGGCCAAAAATATGGAGTCCCTCGACGCTCCGATCATGCCACAG GGTCCTACAATCGATGATGCCGACAATGCGTCATCAAAAGAAGCCGCTGAATCACAGAAAGAGGGCAAAAACGGATTGCTTGATATTCCTAATGTCGACCCTAAAGTCACAGTTCCGCTTAGCAACAAGAATGGTAATAATGGATCACCTCGACCCAGTCCCGAAAAACCACCCGTTTAG
- a CDS encoding hypothetical protein (NECATOR_CHRV.G18230.T3) — translation MGFGEGVNTAAVIPFGRRTDDNSSFQGQGENFGRQEPRSGFGNDSQPGGSRRFNDDSQDREFRRQSDDVRQQEGNGRSRFSAPRESERENSRPFIRNREGSGQRNERFGGEVPAFGRSMMKGNEDGFGSNPGRDNRQDGYSRGYQSERRNRGDSFSERDDDWGNDCRKNVIRSSNYTNNRDRPSNRREYDADGRDRNSQRETRDYFQHDRREGRGLRSDDPQAGRGYNRGVSGSDSFNDRGRPLGDSRRRFDDDGFASRKVEQNRYANDQYDGDRNSGGGFGFQRENSGIFERNRRNSPTDRSRRGGRNEIGFQPRRDDRYAEDSYGDNRYGDRSRGSRKEFNKRDDGGGFGSDFGFGGRNDSSFGFGGGHSSGFGSFTRADRDRQGYREFIAGGTGVEEKKRAPRDWNPEVNSIETLFERDALNAEHFQKDQDDPVTTEGDDENLQISTWENSGLHPQLIKTCLEKCRYSFVRPIQAATIPLILRGKDVMGHAETGGGKTAAFVLPILHYIMSLDDNARDSRGGKILALVVAPTRELAKQLFDSFRKHAFETDVKCCVAYGEIPRWKNLSDIHQGCDVLIGTSGRLMDFIQKRDVNVTKVKFLVLDEADMLLRDGRDSHLESILRNPVFPPVEARQTLLFSATFPPNVERFAGEVLKRNFVKISNGARGRANNRVSQQFIRADGVCGKNEQLFGMLEEQRDKLARDGTVMRTLVFVGTKKQADFVAFMLTGKGIKAASINGDRPQNERERVIKQFREGVVTVLVGTDVCQRGLDIPALEQVINYDMPNGSPEEARDKYIHRIGRTGRLYNGVAITFVDSGFNDRDAMKLMVDVARESGQEVPQWLEELCKTDSFSRAGFGAAVGGTSGFGTSSSFGGGFGENSFGSGGGFGGLGGGFGGGDGGGGFGEGPKMDKQDNNASINPAVEELSNKEKTKEEKNPADDDGDDGDW, via the exons ATGGGCTTTGGCGAAGGAGTAAATACTGCTGCTGTAATTCCTTTTGGGAGAAGAACGGACGACAACTCAAGTTTCCAAG GTCAAGGAGAAAATTTCGGACGACAAGAACCAAG gagcggttttggcaatgACAGCCAACCAGGAG gCTCTCGTAGATTCAATGACGACAGTCAAGATCGTGAATTTC GAAGACAATCAGATGATGTTCGTCAACAAGAAGGCAATGGCCGTAGCAGATTTTCAGCACCTAGGGAATCTGAGAGAG AAAACAGCCGTCCTTTCAtaagaaatagagaaggttcTGGACAACGTAATGAG CGTTTTGGTGGTGAAGTTCCTGCCTTTGGTAGAAGTatgatgaaaggaaatgaagacGGTTTCG GCAGTAACCCTGGACGGGataatcgacaagatggataCAGTCGAGGGTATCAATCAGAACGTAGAAATAGAGGAGA CTCATTTTCTGAAAGAGATGATGATTGGGGAAATGACTGCAGGAAGAATGTCATCAGAAGTTCAAATTACACCAATAATCGAG ATCGTCCTTCGAATAGAAGAGAGTATGACGCAGACGGGAGGGACCGCAACTCTCAACGAGAAACTCGTGACTACTTTCAACACGATCGACGTGAGGGAAGAGGTCTTCGGTCAGATGATCCTC AAGCGGGGCGAGGCTATAATCGCGGAGTTTCTGGTAGTGACAGCTTCAATGACAGAGGAAGACCATTAGGTGACAGTCGAAGGCGCTTTGATGATGATGGCTTTGCTAGCAGGAAAGTAGAACAAAATCGATATGCTAATGATCAATACGACGGTGACAGAAACAGTGGTGGTGGGTTTGGTTTTCAACGAGAGAATAGCGGAATATTTGAAAGGAATCGAAGAAATTCACCGACTGATCGTAGCCGCAGAGGAGGTCGTAATGAAATAGGCTTCCAGCCGAGACGTG ATGACCGGTATGCTGAGGACTCTTACGGAGACAATCGTTACGGTGATCGGAGCC gtgGTAGTCGAAAAGAATTCAACAAACGAGATGATGGTGGTGGATTTGGAAGTGATTTTG GATTTGGCGGCCGCAACGACTCTTCCTTTG GGTTTGGTGGTGGTCACTCTTCTGGCTTTGGAAGTTTCACAAGAGCAGAC CGAGATCGACAGGGATACAGGGAGTTTATCGCTGGTGGAACGGGAGTTGaag AAAAGAAGCGCGCTCCAAGAGACTGGAATCCTGAAGTGAATTCGATTGAGACGTTATTTGAACGTGATGCACTGAACgcagaacattttcaaaaagaccAAGATGATCCTGTCACCACCGAGGGTGATGACGAGAATCTCCAGATTAG CACATGGGAGAATAGCGGATTACATCCCCAGCTAATCAAAACTTGTTTGGAGAAGTGTAGATACTCCTTCGTTCGCCCTATTCAAGCAGCAACAATACCACTG ATTCTACGTGGCAAAGATGTTATGGGCCATGCGGAGACGGGTGGAGGGAAAACAGCAGCATTTGTTCTGCCTATCCTTCATTAT ATAATGAGTCTGGACGATAACGCACGCGATAGTAGAGGAGGTAAAATTCTAGCCTTAGTTGTTGCCCCGACCCGAGAACTAGCGAAACAGTTGTTTGATTCGTTTAGAAAGCATGCCTTCG AAACGGATGTAAAATGTTGCGTTGCGTACGGCGAAATACCTAGGTGGAAGAACCTATCAGATATCCACCAAGGTTGTGATGTTCTTATCGGAACGAGCGGACgtctcatggatttcattcaaaaaagagat GTGAATGTGACCAAGGTGAAGTTTCTTGTACTTGACGAGGCCGATATGCTCCTCAGAGACGGAAGAGACAGTCATTTGGAATCGATTCTTAGGAACCCAGTATTTCCACCG GTGGAAGCCAGGCAGACACTACTATTTAGTGCAACATTCCCACCGAATGTAGAGCGGTTTGCTGGAgaagttttgaaaaggaa CTTCGTCAAAATATCAAACGGGGCTCGAGGACGGGCAAATAATCGTGTTAGTCAGCAGTTCATTCGTGCTGATGGAGTGTGCGGCAAAAACGAACAACTTTTCGGAATGCTTGAAGAGCAACGAGATAAGCTAGCTAGAG ACGGGACTGTTATGCGTACTCTGGTATTTGTTGGCACGAAGAAGCAGGCCGATTTCGTCGCTTTTATGCTAACAGGGAAAGGAATAAAAGCAGCTAGCATTAACGG CGATCGACCGCAGAATGAACGTGAACGAGTGATAAAGCAGTTCCGCGAAGGAGTCGTCACTGTTTTGGTTGGAACAGATGTCTGTCAACG AGGTCTGGATATTCCTGCATTGGAACAAGTAATTAACTATGACATGCCGAATGGTTCACCTGAAGAG GCCCGCGACAAGTATATCCATCGAATTGGACGTACAGGACGGTTGTATAACGGTGTAGCGATAACATTCGTCGACTCAGGATTTAACGATCGAGATGCCATGAAACTTATGGTTGAT GTAGCCAGAGAAAGTGGACAGGAAGTTCCACAATGGCTAGAAGAACTTTGCAAAACGGACAGCTTCAGTCGAGCTGGGTTTGGAGCTGCAGTAGGTGGAACAAGCGGGTTTGGCACCAGCTCAAGTTTTGGAGGAGGCTTCGGTGAAAACAGTTTCGGCAGTGGAGGTGGATTTGGAGGATTAGGAGGTGGTTTCGGTGGTGGTGACGGAGGAGGAGGATTCGGAGAAG GACCGAAGATGGACAAGCAGGACAATAATGCATCAATTAACCCTGCTGTAGAAGAATTGTCTAATAAAG agaaaacaaaagaggagaaaaatcctGCTGATGATGATGGCGATGATGGCGATTGGTGA
- a CDS encoding hypothetical protein (NECATOR_CHRV.G18230.T1) — MGFGEGVNTAAVIPFGRRTDDNSSFQGQGENFGRQEPRSGFGNDSQPGGSRRFNDDSQDREFRRQSDDVRQQEGNGRSRFSAPRESERENSRPFIRNREGSGQRNERFGGEVPAFGRSMMKGNEDGFGSNPGRDNRQDGYSRGYQSERRNRGDSFSERDDDWGNDCRKNVIRSSNYTNNRDRPSNRREYDADGRDRNSQRETRDYFQHDRREGRGLRSDDPREYQNNGTGFNRREAFQKHGFNEFGHPEAGRGYNRGVSGSDSFNDRGRPLGDSRRRFDDDGFASRKVEQNRYANDQYDGDRNSGGGFGFQRENSGIFERNRRNSPTDRSRRGGRNEIGFQPRRDDRYAEDSYGDNRYGDRSRGSRKEFNKRDDGGGFGSDFGTSSGFRGDQKSSRYERNRGVGEGNSYEFGSGFGGRNDSSFGFGGGHSSGFGSFTRADRDRQGYREFIAGGTGVEEKKRAPRDWNPEVNSIETLFERDALNAEHFQKDQDDPVTTEGDDENLQISTWENSGLHPQLIKTCLEKCRYSFVRPIQAATIPLILRGKDVMGHAETGGGKTAAFVLPILHYIMSLDDNARDSRGGKILALVVAPTRELAKQLFDSFRKHAFETDVKCCVAYGEIPRWKNLSDIHQGCDVLIGTSGRLMDFIQKRDVNVTKVKFLVLDEADMLLRDGRDSHLESILRNPVFPPVEARQTLLFSATFPPNVERFAGEVLKRNFVKISNGARGRANNRVSQQFIRADGVCGKNEQLFGMLEEQRDKLARDGTVMRTLVFVGTKKQADFVAFMLTGKGIKAASINGDRPQNERERVIKQFREGVVTVLVGTDVCQRGLDIPALEQVINYDMPNGSPEEARDKYIHRIGRTGRLYNGVAITFVDSGFNDRDAMKLMVDVARESGQEVPQWLEELCKTDSFSRAGFGAAVGGTSGFGTSSSFGGGFGENSFGSGGGFGGLGGGFGGGDGGGGFGEGPKMDKQDNNASINPAVEELSNKEKTKEEKNPADDDGDDGDW, encoded by the exons ATGGGCTTTGGCGAAGGAGTAAATACTGCTGCTGTAATTCCTTTTGGGAGAAGAACGGACGACAACTCAAGTTTCCAAG GTCAAGGAGAAAATTTCGGACGACAAGAACCAAG gagcggttttggcaatgACAGCCAACCAGGAG gCTCTCGTAGATTCAATGACGACAGTCAAGATCGTGAATTTC GAAGACAATCAGATGATGTTCGTCAACAAGAAGGCAATGGCCGTAGCAGATTTTCAGCACCTAGGGAATCTGAGAGAG AAAACAGCCGTCCTTTCAtaagaaatagagaaggttcTGGACAACGTAATGAG CGTTTTGGTGGTGAAGTTCCTGCCTTTGGTAGAAGTatgatgaaaggaaatgaagacGGTTTCG GCAGTAACCCTGGACGGGataatcgacaagatggataCAGTCGAGGGTATCAATCAGAACGTAGAAATAGAGGAGA CTCATTTTCTGAAAGAGATGATGATTGGGGAAATGACTGCAGGAAGAATGTCATCAGAAGTTCAAATTACACCAATAATCGAG ATCGTCCTTCGAATAGAAGAGAGTATGACGCAGACGGGAGGGACCGCAACTCTCAACGAGAAACTCGTGACTACTTTCAACACGATCGACGTGAGGGAAGAGGTCTTCGGTCAGATGATCCTCGTGAGTATCAGAACAACGGAACAGGATTCAATCGTAGGGAAGCTTTTCAAAAGCATGGTTTCAATGAATTCGGACATCCAGAAGCGGGGCGAGGCTATAATCGCGGAGTTTCTGGTAGTGACAGCTTCAATGACAGAGGAAGACCATTAGGTGACAGTCGAAGGCGCTTTGATGATGATGGCTTTGCTAGCAGGAAAGTAGAACAAAATCGATATGCTAATGATCAATACGACGGTGACAGAAACAGTGGTGGTGGGTTTGGTTTTCAACGAGAGAATAGCGGAATATTTGAAAGGAATCGAAGAAATTCACCGACTGATCGTAGCCGCAGAGGAGGTCGTAATGAAATAGGCTTCCAGCCGAGACGTG ATGACCGGTATGCTGAGGACTCTTACGGAGACAATCGTTACGGTGATCGGAGCC gtgGTAGTCGAAAAGAATTCAACAAACGAGATGATGGTGGTGGATTTGGAAGTGATTTTGGTACCTCAAGTGGATTTCGTGGCGATCAAAAAAGCTCTCGTTACGAGAGAAACAGAGGAGTTGGAGAAGGCAATAGCTATGAGTTTGGCTCAGGATTTGGCGGCCGCAACGACTCTTCCTTTG GGTTTGGTGGTGGTCACTCTTCTGGCTTTGGAAGTTTCACAAGAGCAGAC CGAGATCGACAGGGATACAGGGAGTTTATCGCTGGTGGAACGGGAGTTGaag AAAAGAAGCGCGCTCCAAGAGACTGGAATCCTGAAGTGAATTCGATTGAGACGTTATTTGAACGTGATGCACTGAACgcagaacattttcaaaaagaccAAGATGATCCTGTCACCACCGAGGGTGATGACGAGAATCTCCAGATTAG CACATGGGAGAATAGCGGATTACATCCCCAGCTAATCAAAACTTGTTTGGAGAAGTGTAGATACTCCTTCGTTCGCCCTATTCAAGCAGCAACAATACCACTG ATTCTACGTGGCAAAGATGTTATGGGCCATGCGGAGACGGGTGGAGGGAAAACAGCAGCATTTGTTCTGCCTATCCTTCATTAT ATAATGAGTCTGGACGATAACGCACGCGATAGTAGAGGAGGTAAAATTCTAGCCTTAGTTGTTGCCCCGACCCGAGAACTAGCGAAACAGTTGTTTGATTCGTTTAGAAAGCATGCCTTCG AAACGGATGTAAAATGTTGCGTTGCGTACGGCGAAATACCTAGGTGGAAGAACCTATCAGATATCCACCAAGGTTGTGATGTTCTTATCGGAACGAGCGGACgtctcatggatttcattcaaaaaagagat GTGAATGTGACCAAGGTGAAGTTTCTTGTACTTGACGAGGCCGATATGCTCCTCAGAGACGGAAGAGACAGTCATTTGGAATCGATTCTTAGGAACCCAGTATTTCCACCG GTGGAAGCCAGGCAGACACTACTATTTAGTGCAACATTCCCACCGAATGTAGAGCGGTTTGCTGGAgaagttttgaaaaggaa CTTCGTCAAAATATCAAACGGGGCTCGAGGACGGGCAAATAATCGTGTTAGTCAGCAGTTCATTCGTGCTGATGGAGTGTGCGGCAAAAACGAACAACTTTTCGGAATGCTTGAAGAGCAACGAGATAAGCTAGCTAGAG ACGGGACTGTTATGCGTACTCTGGTATTTGTTGGCACGAAGAAGCAGGCCGATTTCGTCGCTTTTATGCTAACAGGGAAAGGAATAAAAGCAGCTAGCATTAACGG CGATCGACCGCAGAATGAACGTGAACGAGTGATAAAGCAGTTCCGCGAAGGAGTCGTCACTGTTTTGGTTGGAACAGATGTCTGTCAACG AGGTCTGGATATTCCTGCATTGGAACAAGTAATTAACTATGACATGCCGAATGGTTCACCTGAAGAG GCCCGCGACAAGTATATCCATCGAATTGGACGTACAGGACGGTTGTATAACGGTGTAGCGATAACATTCGTCGACTCAGGATTTAACGATCGAGATGCCATGAAACTTATGGTTGAT GTAGCCAGAGAAAGTGGACAGGAAGTTCCACAATGGCTAGAAGAACTTTGCAAAACGGACAGCTTCAGTCGAGCTGGGTTTGGAGCTGCAGTAGGTGGAACAAGCGGGTTTGGCACCAGCTCAAGTTTTGGAGGAGGCTTCGGTGAAAACAGTTTCGGCAGTGGAGGTGGATTTGGAGGATTAGGAGGTGGTTTCGGTGGTGGTGACGGAGGAGGAGGATTCGGAGAAG GACCGAAGATGGACAAGCAGGACAATAATGCATCAATTAACCCTGCTGTAGAAGAATTGTCTAATAAAG agaaaacaaaagaggagaaaaatcctGCTGATGATGATGGCGATGATGGCGATTGGTGA